TGCCGCTCGAGGGTACGCCCGAAGCGCTCGATTTACACGGAACCGTGCCGGGAACGCCGGGTCAAACGACCGGAGCGGTCTCGGTATCGTCGCTGCAAAACGGCGTCGCCTCCGACGGAACGATGGTCTTTGTCGGGAGTTCTCCAAAGCAGCCGCCGGAGCTCTACGAACGCGCGATCGGCGGCGCGGTAGCCAAGCTCACGGATTTCAACGCGACCGTCGCGCGCTTCGATCTGGCGCCCGCGGAGCGCATGACGTTTCCTACGTCCACGGGCATCACGGGCGACGGCGTCGTGTATTATCCGCCGGGCTTTGGCGCCGGTCGCAAATACCCGCTGAGCGTCTACATTCACGGCGGCCCCGACGATCCAACGGCGCTCGGATTCGATTTCTGGGCGCAAGTCATGGCGGCGCGCGGCTGGATCGTGCTGCGGCCGAACTATCGAGGCAGTCCGAATCTCGGCTTAGCGTACAAGCGCGCGATCCTCTACGATCCCGAAGAAGGGCCGGGCAAAGACATCGTCGCGGCAATCGACGTGTTGCGGTCGCGCGGCCTCGTCGACGAGTCGCGCATCGCAGTATCGGGCTGGTCGTACGGCGGCATCATGACCGCGTGGATGATTTCGAAGTATCATTTTTGGAAAGCCGCGGTTTCGGGCGCGTCGGTCAACGATTGGATCACCGACTACGGTACCGCCGACGATAGCCTAGCCGATCGCGACATGCTGCACGGCTCGCCGTTCGTCGGCGACAACGCGCCCGAGTGGCACCGCGTCTCGGCGATCTCGTACGCGCGCGACGTAACGACGCCGGTCCTGATCCTTTCCGACGTCGGCGACAATCGCGATCCCTTCGCGACGTCGTCGATGTACTGGCGAGCGCTGCGCGACAACGGCAAGGACGCGACCTTACGCGTCTGGCCCATCAACGGGCATTTTCCGAGCGATCCGGTGCGCATAGTCGACGTCTACCATTACTGGCTAGACTTCATCGCCCAACACTTCCGCTAGTGCGATCTTGGCAAAGGAGACGTCCGTTGTATCGTACTTTTCGAGCGCTGAGCGCGATCGCGCTGTTGAGCGCTGCCGCTCTTTGCGCGAGCGTTGCCGAGCCGGTGCGCGCGCAGTCGGCAGACGCAGCACAAACGACGGTTGCCAAAGCCTCGCCTGCGGCGCAGGACGGCCCCGACCCGTTTCTTTGGCTCGAGGAGCAGACCGGCGCACGCGCAATGCAATGGGTGAATCAGCAGAATGCGCGCACGCTGCCGGTTCTTCAGAGCGATCCGCACTACGCGCTGCTGTATAACGACGCCTATTCCGTCATTACCGCGAAGGGGCGCATTCCATATCCGTCCGTGCTCGACGGTGCCGTGTACAACTTCTGGACCGACGCGACGCATCAACAGGGCATTTGGCGCCGAACGACGTTCGCCGATTACGCGAGCGATACGCCTCGCTGGACGACCGTGCTCGATCTCGACGCGCTAAGCAAAGCGGACAACAAAACCTGGGTCAATCACGGCGCCGACTGTAACTGGCCCAAAGAGTATGACTGCTTGTTGCAGCTCTCAAACGGTGGCGAGGACGCCGACACGGTTCGCGAGTTCGACCTTCGCACGGACTCGTTCCGTCAAGGCGGCTTCATGCTTGCGCGCGGGAAGCAAGACGTGTCGTGGTTCGACGACGACACCATTGCGGTCGCACGCGAGTGGACGCCCGGACAGCTGACGAAATCGGGCTACCCGTACGTCGTGAAATTGTTGCGCCGGGGACGGCCGTTATCCAGTGCGCTCGAGATCTTCCGCGGCAAGCCGACCGACGTCTCCGATTCCGCCTCCCAGCTCTACGACGCGCGAGGAGATCGGCTCACCCTGATCACTCGAGGCGTCGACTTCTTCCACACCCAGACGTATCTCTACAACGGTAACAAGGCAGTCCTCACCGGTTTGCCGCTGAAATCGAGCATCGACGGCATGGTCGACGGACGGATCGTCGTGTCGCTCAACGAGCCGTGGACTGCCGGCGGGAAAACCTTTCCCGAGGGCGCGGTCGTTGCTCTTGCGTACGCGCAGTTCAAGCGCGATCCGGCCCACCTGCATCCGACGCTCGTGCGCGCCGCCGGGCCTCGTGAAGCGATCGATTCCGTCGCGATCACGCGATCGAAGATGATCCTGTCGATCTACCAGAACGTCCGCGGCCACGCGTTCGTTTTTACGCCGCAGGGCGCAACCGGTTGGCAAGTCACGCAGCTAGTCCTCCCCGATAAATCCACGGTTTACCTCGCCGATACGAATCTGCACGACAACCGTGCCTATATTGCGGTGACGGGCTACCTCACGCCGACCACGCTATGGTCCGTGAACGCCGATACCGGTGCCCTCGCTAAGGTCAAAGCGCTGCCTGCGGAGTTCGACGCGTCAAACGACACCGTCGACCAGTACGAAGCCACGTCGACCGACGGCACGAAGATTCCGTATTTTATCGTGCATCCCAAGATCATGAAGCTCGACGGACGCAACCCGACGGTGTTATACGGCTACGGCGGCTTTCAAGTGCCGCTCTGGCCGTCATATTCGGGCACCGTCGGCAAGGCGTGGCTCGAGCGCGGCGGTGTCTACGTCGTCGCCAACATTCGCGGCGGCGGCGAGTTCGGTCCGGCGTGGCACGATGCCGGACTAAAGACGCACCGCCAGATCGTCTACGATGATTTCTATTCGGTCGCGCAGGATCTGATCGCGCGCAAGATCACCTCACCCAGGCGGCTCGGCATCCAGGGTGGATCCAATGGAGGACTGCTCATGGGCGTCGAGTTCACGCAGCATCCGAGCGAGTTCAACGCCGTCGACATCCAAGTGCCTTTGCTCGATATGCTAAGGATCGAAAAAATCGACGCGGGCGCGTCGTGGGTCGGTGAATACGGCAGCATCTCCGATCCGGCGGTCAAGGCGTTTTGGGAAGCGCGTTCGCCGTATGCGAACCTCAAAGCCGGTGTCGCCTATCCCGAACCGTTTATTTGGACGACGACCAAGGACGATCGTGTGGGTCCTCAGCATGCCCGCAAATTTGCCGCTAAGCTTGCTGCAATGGACGTGCCGTATCTGTTCTTTGAAGTGACGCAAGGCGGCCACGGCGCCGGCGCCAACCCCAAGCAGGACGCGACGACGAGCGCGCTCGAGTGGACCTATTTTACGATGAAGCTCATGGAGTGAGGATCCGGTAAGGCGGACTTACTCGCTAAACCACCCGGAGGGGACGACGTCGAGGTTCACGTTGATCTGCTTGACCTCCGTGTACGCGTCGTAGCCGTACGTGCCGAGCTCGCGCCCGATGCCGGACTGCTTGTAGCCGCCCCACGGCGCTTCGTTGTACGTCGGATGATACGTATTGATCCACGTGATGCCGGCGCGCATCTTGCGGATCACGCGGTGCGCTTTGCCGACGTCTTGGGTAAAGACGGCGCCGGCCAGTCCGTAGACCGTATCGTTAGCCAGACGAATCGCGTCGGCTTCGTCTTCGAACGTCTGCACCACCAGCACCGGTCCGAAGATTTCCTCTTGAACGATGCGCATGTCGCGTTTCGTGTTGTCGAAAATGGTGGGGGCGATGAAGTTGCCGTTTGCAAGCGGTCCGCCGAGACGCTCGCCGCCGCACAACAGCTTCGCGCCTTCTTCGCGGCCGGTCGTAATGTAGCTCTCGACGCGTTCGCGATGCACGGGTGAAATAATCGGGCCCATTTCGCTGTTCGGATCGAAACCGTCGCCGACCCGAATCTTGCGCGCGCGCTCGACCACGCGATCGATCAGCTTGTCGTGAATCGACCGTTCGACGATCAAGCGCGATCCGGCCGAACAGACCTGGCCGGAGTTGGCGAAGATGCCGAAGAGCGCGTAATCGACGGCCGTATCGAAGTCGGCGTCGGCGAAGACGACGTTGGGCGATTTGCCGCCGAGCTCGAGCGAGATTTTCTTGAGGTTCGACGTGGCGGCTTGCATGATGCTGCGACCGGTTTTTGTTCCGCCGGTAAACGCGATCTTATCGACTTGCGTGCTGGCGGCGAGCGCGTGGCCGACCGTCGCGCCGGCACCGAGAACGATGTTGACGACGCCGGCCGGAAACTCGAGTTCTTCGAAGATCGCCGCTAAACGGAGCGTTGAAAGCGGCGTGAGCTCGGCGGGCTTGAGAATGCACACGTTGCCGGCCGCGAGAGCCGGCGCGAGCTTCCACACCGCCATGAGCAGCGGGTAGTTCCACGGCACGATCTGTCCGCAAACGCCGATCGGCTCGCGCACGGTAAACGACTGCGACGGCGCGGGCACGTCGAAGGTTTGCCCGTGCGGCTTCGTGGCAATGCCGGCGTAATAGCGGAAGCAGTTGGCGGCGTCGATGACGTCGTACTCGGCTTCGCGCAGCGGCTTGCCGTTGTTGAGCGTGTCGATGCGCGTGAACTCGTCGCGCAAAGCGTCGATGCGGTCGGCGACGCGCAAGAGCAGCGCCGCGCGGTCGGCGGCGGTAAGCGATCCCCACGGACCCTCGTCGAACGCTTTGCGGGCGGCGCGAATCGCCTCTTCGGCGTCGCGCTCCGTGCCCTCGGCGACGGTCGCGATCGTTTCGCCGTTCGCGGGATTGATCAAGTCGCGCGTGCCGTCTTGGGCCGCGAGCTTCCAGCGACCGTCGACGTACATCGGGATGACGTTTCCGGAGCGCGGCAGCCCGCGCAGAATTTCTTCGCTGCTGACTCGTTGTATCGTTTCCATCGAGTTACGCTCCCGCGGGAAGTGGTTTCATGGAATTGAGGCTGTCGGCGATGGCTTGGCACACGTAGTCGGCTTGTTCCTCCGCAATGGTCAGCGGAGGCTCGATGCGGATCGTGAGCGCGTTTACGAGCGTGCCGGAGACCAGCACGCCGCGGTCGAGCATGCGTTTGCCGAACTCGAAGCCGATCTCGTTGCTGCAGAACTCAATGGCCATCAACAGCCCCTTTCCGCGTACGTCGACGACGAGGTCGTCGTGCCCGGCGATGCCTCGGCGGATGCCGGCGAGCATGCGGTCGCCCATTGCGGCGGCACGCGCGGGGAGGGCCTCTTCGATCAGGACGTTGATCGTTGCCAGCGCTGCGGCGCAGGCGAGCGGGTTGCCGCCGAACGTCGACGTGTGCAGGAACGGGTTGTCGAACAGGCGCGAGAAGATGTCGCGCCGTCCCACCACCGCGCCCGCCGGCATGACGCCGCCGCCGAAGGCTTTGGCCAGGCACATGAGATCGGGCGACACGCCGTAGTGTTCGCAGCAGAACATTTTCCCGGTGCGCCCCATGCCGGTTTGCACTTCGTCCAGAATGAGCAGCGCGCCGAACTCGTTGCACAACTCGCGCACGCCCGGCAGATAGTCGTCGGAGGGAAGGTTAACGCCGCCCTCGCCTTGGATCGGCTCGAGCAGCACCGCTCCGACGTCTTCGCCGACGGCTTTGCACGACGTCATCATGTCGCGCAGCGCGAGCAAATCGTTGAACGGAACGTGCTCGATGTTCGGCAGCATCGGTCCGAACGGGCGCCGGAACTCCGCCTTCGCGCTGGCCGAGAGCGAACCGTAACTCTTGCCGTGAAAACCCTTGGTTGCGGCGACGATCGTTTGCTTGGAGGGATCGTACGAACGCGCCAGCTTGAGGGCGCCTTCGACCGCCTCGGTTCCGCTATTGCAGAAGAACGCGAAGTCCAAACCCGGCGGGCAGAGCATTGCCAGCGTCTTTGCCAACATCGCGCGCAGCGGATCGAGCAAGTCTTGGCTGTGCAGCGGCTGACGTCGCAGCTGATCCATCACTGCCTTAACGACCTTCGGATGGCGGTGGCCGACGTTGAAGATGCCGAAGCCTCCCAGGCAGTCGAGGTACTCGCGCCCGCTTACGTCGCGGTAGGAGTTCGGCCCGGCGTCGGACCACTCGACGACCGCTTCGGCGCCTTCAACGTTGGTCGCCTTACGGTACTCGAGAAATCCGGGGTTGACGTGATTGCGAAACGCTTCGACCGTTTCTTGCGTGATCCACTTGGCATCGGCCGGCGTGATCTGCCGCGTGTCGATGAGGTCTAAAACGGTCTGCGTGTAATCGTAAACCTTACGTTGTCGTTCGTCCATTTATTTCAACACGTGCTCCACGCTGTCTGAGAATATGCGCAGCGCTTCGTCGAGATCGGCGTCGTCGATAACGAGCGGTACCAAGATGCGTACGACGTTGCGTTTGCCGGCGAGCAGCAGCAAGAGGCCGCGTTCGCGCGCCGCGTCGACGATCTGCTCGGCACCCGTCGACAGCTCCATGGCGACCATCGCGCCCAAGCCGCGCACGTCTTCGATCTGCGGAAAACGCGACTGCAGCGAGCGCAGCTCGACGGTCAGGCGAGCACCGATCTCTCGCGCGCGTGCCAAGAACGCTTCGTCCATCAACTCGAAGGTCGCGAGCGCGGCGGCGCATGCAACCGGATTGCCCGCAAACGTTCCGCCCAGACCGCCCGGGGCGGGCGCGTCCATGATTTCGGCTTTGCCGGTCACGCCTGCGAGCGGCAATCCTCCGGCAAGCGATTTGGCGACGGTAACGAGATCGGGTTCGATGCCGTAATGTTCGCACGCAAAGAACTTTCCGGTGCGTCCGAATCCGGTTTGAATCTCGTCGGCAACCAGCACGATGCCGTGTGCGATCGTCAACGCGCGCAGATTGCGCAAGAACTGCGCGGGCGCCGGCACGAATCCGCCTTCGCCCAGCACCGGCTCGACGATGATCGCGGCGACGCGATCGGGAGCGACGGTGCTTTCGAAAATCTCTTCGAGCGCTTCGATCGCGCGCTCGCTCGTGATGCCGTGATGCTCGTACGGAAACGGCGCGTGATAGACCTCGGTGCAGAACGGCCCAAAGTGCTGTTTGTACGGTGCGTTCTTGCCGGTCATCGATAGCGCGAGCAGCGTTCTGCCGTGATAGCCGTGGGCGAACGCGATCACCGCCGGTCGCCGCGTGTACTCGCGCGCGATCTTGATTGCGTTCTCGGTCGCTTCCGCGCCGGTCGAAAGCAAAAGCGTTTTCTTCGCCGACGTTCCCGGCGCGCGGCGGTTGAGCGCTTCGGCGACCGCCACGTACGACTCGTACGTCGCGACCTGGAAGCAGGTGTGCGTCAGGCGTTTGGCTTGCTCGGCGATCGCCTCGGCGATTTTTGGATGCGCGTGGCCGAGGTTGAGCGTCCCGATGCCGCCCACGAAATCGAGGTAGGATCGGCCCTGATCGTCCCAAATGCGGGCGCCGGCGCCGCGCTCGACGACGACGGGATGGGCGACCGAGACCCCGCGGGGAACCGCGGCGGAGCGCCGGCCAATGACGTTCTGCTTGCTGATCGTATCCATAGGCAAGGAAGTGCTCTGTTTCGAGTGTAAGCGGTGGGCACAGGTCGATGCCAGGTATGTCCGGCACAATTTTACCGCCCTTTTTGGAGGAAGAGTCCAAAAAAGCCACGCCGCTGACCGTGCGCGACGTGCTGCGCCTGCGTGTCCTCCAAGGCAGCCGTTTGGTGGCCGGGGAGGCGGGCCTCGATCGCCCCGTCATGTGGTCCCACGTGGTCGACATGCCCGATCCGGCGCCGTGGGTGCCCGAGGGCTACTTCCTTTTGACGACCGGCTACAGCTGGCCGAAGGACGCCGCCGCCCAGCGCGAGCTGATCGAGGCGCTTGCCGTGCGGGGCGTGGCCGGCGTTGGATTGGCGGTGGGCCGGTACGTTCCGGAGTTTTCCAAAGCCGAGCGCGAGGCCGCCGATCGCGCGTTTCTGCCGCTGGTCGAGATTCCGTTCGATATTCCGTTCGCGCGCATAACCGAAGAGCTGCACCGTGCGATCATGGCCGAGCCGTATCGCGTGATCGAGCGTTCGGAACAGATCCACCGTGCGTTGATGCACGCCGCGTCGCGCGAAGCGACGCTCGACGATTTGGCGCGCACGCTCGGGCCGCTGATCGGCCGATCGGTGACGTTTGAAGATCCGCATGGAAAGCTGCTTGCGAGCTGCACGATCGACGAGCGCGCCGATCCAATTCGGCGAGAGACGCTCGAAAACGCGCAGACGCCGCCCAAGATGCTCGAAGTGCTGCAGGCGTCGGGGCTCGATCGACGCCTGCGTTCGAGTGAAAAGCCGATTCGCGTTCCGGCGATGCCGCAAATCGGATTGGTCGCGCGGTTGGCGTGCCCGATACGGCTGGGTGCGGAGTTCGTAGGCGCCGTCTGGATCGTTGAAGGCGACCAGCCGCTTTCGGAGCTCGATCACCGCGCCGCCGAATACGCCGCGCTCGTCGCGGCCATTCACATCGCGCACCAGCGCGAGCTCGCGTCGCTCGAAGCGTCGCTCGGGTATGCGTCGATTCTTTCGCTGCTCGAATCCGAAGGCGAGTTGACGCCGGCCGCGCTCGAGCGCGTGCGGCTGCTGGGATTCGATCCGGAAAAATCGTATCGTCCGGCGATCGCCGTTCTACCCGAAGAGATGCCGCTCGGGCGCGAGGGATTCTTGCGGCGCGACCGCG
The sequence above is drawn from the Candidatus Baltobacteraceae bacterium genome and encodes:
- the gabT gene encoding 4-aminobutyrate--2-oxoglutarate transaminase, with amino-acid sequence MDTISKQNVIGRRSAAVPRGVSVAHPVVVERGAGARIWDDQGRSYLDFVGGIGTLNLGHAHPKIAEAIAEQAKRLTHTCFQVATYESYVAVAEALNRRAPGTSAKKTLLLSTGAEATENAIKIAREYTRRPAVIAFAHGYHGRTLLALSMTGKNAPYKQHFGPFCTEVYHAPFPYEHHGITSERAIEALEEIFESTVAPDRVAAIIVEPVLGEGGFVPAPAQFLRNLRALTIAHGIVLVADEIQTGFGRTGKFFACEHYGIEPDLVTVAKSLAGGLPLAGVTGKAEIMDAPAPGGLGGTFAGNPVACAAALATFELMDEAFLARAREIGARLTVELRSLQSRFPQIEDVRGLGAMVAMELSTGAEQIVDAARERGLLLLLAGKRNVVRILVPLVIDDADLDEALRIFSDSVEHVLK
- a CDS encoding prolyl oligopeptidase family serine peptidase, with product MYRTFRALSAIALLSAAALCASVAEPVRAQSADAAQTTVAKASPAAQDGPDPFLWLEEQTGARAMQWVNQQNARTLPVLQSDPHYALLYNDAYSVITAKGRIPYPSVLDGAVYNFWTDATHQQGIWRRTTFADYASDTPRWTTVLDLDALSKADNKTWVNHGADCNWPKEYDCLLQLSNGGEDADTVREFDLRTDSFRQGGFMLARGKQDVSWFDDDTIAVAREWTPGQLTKSGYPYVVKLLRRGRPLSSALEIFRGKPTDVSDSASQLYDARGDRLTLITRGVDFFHTQTYLYNGNKAVLTGLPLKSSIDGMVDGRIVVSLNEPWTAGGKTFPEGAVVALAYAQFKRDPAHLHPTLVRAAGPREAIDSVAITRSKMILSIYQNVRGHAFVFTPQGATGWQVTQLVLPDKSTVYLADTNLHDNRAYIAVTGYLTPTTLWSVNADTGALAKVKALPAEFDASNDTVDQYEATSTDGTKIPYFIVHPKIMKLDGRNPTVLYGYGGFQVPLWPSYSGTVGKAWLERGGVYVVANIRGGGEFGPAWHDAGLKTHRQIVYDDFYSVAQDLIARKITSPRRLGIQGGSNGGLLMGVEFTQHPSEFNAVDIQVPLLDMLRIEKIDAGASWVGEYGSISDPAVKAFWEARSPYANLKAGVAYPEPFIWTTTKDDRVGPQHARKFAAKLAAMDVPYLFFEVTQGGHGAGANPKQDATTSALEWTYFTMKLME
- a CDS encoding S9 family peptidase, with the translated sequence MLIAAVALAATLGENDYRSLATLSSPAISPDGKHAVTIVSHVVWDEDRRDDDLIVVDLATHATRTLTYRRKDLSSPAFSPDGSRLAFIAAGADDKDQVFVMRLDGGDARPVTHAKSDVDEFAWRSDGRALAYLATDPDPDRKGSDKFRDSFVFTTEPITARSRPRPDHLFVQSLDGGAPTQLTFGAQSATSDYPISWSPDGKTIAFTLVPNAILNDESYSHVALVDVATKNVRDLTGRTQWESSAIFSPDGKHIAYTYSAGDSQITLVQLYVTTPGGGKGTPVSGKIDGDVTDYAWSRDSKSLLVATPERTTMALYRVPLEGTPEALDLHGTVPGTPGQTTGAVSVSSLQNGVASDGTMVFVGSSPKQPPELYERAIGGAVAKLTDFNATVARFDLAPAERMTFPTSTGITGDGVVYYPPGFGAGRKYPLSVYIHGGPDDPTALGFDFWAQVMAARGWIVLRPNYRGSPNLGLAYKRAILYDPEEGPGKDIVAAIDVLRSRGLVDESRIAVSGWSYGGIMTAWMISKYHFWKAAVSGASVNDWITDYGTADDSLADRDMLHGSPFVGDNAPEWHRVSAISYARDVTTPVLILSDVGDNRDPFATSSMYWRALRDNGKDATLRVWPINGHFPSDPVRIVDVYHYWLDFIAQHFR
- a CDS encoding aldehyde dehydrogenase family protein → METIQRVSSEEILRGLPRSGNVIPMYVDGRWKLAAQDGTRDLINPANGETIATVAEGTERDAEEAIRAARKAFDEGPWGSLTAADRAALLLRVADRIDALRDEFTRIDTLNNGKPLREAEYDVIDAANCFRYYAGIATKPHGQTFDVPAPSQSFTVREPIGVCGQIVPWNYPLLMAVWKLAPALAAGNVCILKPAELTPLSTLRLAAIFEELEFPAGVVNIVLGAGATVGHALAASTQVDKIAFTGGTKTGRSIMQAATSNLKKISLELGGKSPNVVFADADFDTAVDYALFGIFANSGQVCSAGSRLIVERSIHDKLIDRVVERARKIRVGDGFDPNSEMGPIISPVHRERVESYITTGREEGAKLLCGGERLGGPLANGNFIAPTIFDNTKRDMRIVQEEIFGPVLVVQTFEDEADAIRLANDTVYGLAGAVFTQDVGKAHRVIRKMRAGITWINTYHPTYNEAPWGGYKQSGIGRELGTYGYDAYTEVKQINVNLDVVPSGWFSE
- a CDS encoding PucR family transcriptional regulator ligand-binding domain-containing protein; the protein is MSGTILPPFLEEESKKATPLTVRDVLRLRVLQGSRLVAGEAGLDRPVMWSHVVDMPDPAPWVPEGYFLLTTGYSWPKDAAAQRELIEALAVRGVAGVGLAVGRYVPEFSKAEREAADRAFLPLVEIPFDIPFARITEELHRAIMAEPYRVIERSEQIHRALMHAASREATLDDLARTLGPLIGRSVTFEDPHGKLLASCTIDERADPIRRETLENAQTPPKMLEVLQASGLDRRLRSSEKPIRVPAMPQIGLVARLACPIRLGAEFVGAVWIVEGDQPLSELDHRAAEYAALVAAIHIAHQRELASLEASLGYASILSLLESEGELTPAALERVRLLGFDPEKSYRPAIAVLPEEMPLGREGFLRRDRVASRVREALRRYGADQLVSVVLDRVPFLIPAQVDIDALASVLDPEVTLVAGRVQRGVEGVRTGYRQALSLLRYRKRPRVCSFDDVLVPRVIGGDTEARRTFIDDSLAPLLRQRGGRNLADAVLALARNGFAMKETADALGIHTNTLRYRLNRASDVLGRRFDGADERFELQLLAKLVEFEGGSGIL
- a CDS encoding putrescine aminotransferase codes for the protein MDERQRKVYDYTQTVLDLIDTRQITPADAKWITQETVEAFRNHVNPGFLEYRKATNVEGAEAVVEWSDAGPNSYRDVSGREYLDCLGGFGIFNVGHRHPKVVKAVMDQLRRQPLHSQDLLDPLRAMLAKTLAMLCPPGLDFAFFCNSGTEAVEGALKLARSYDPSKQTIVAATKGFHGKSYGSLSASAKAEFRRPFGPMLPNIEHVPFNDLLALRDMMTSCKAVGEDVGAVLLEPIQGEGGVNLPSDDYLPGVRELCNEFGALLILDEVQTGMGRTGKMFCCEHYGVSPDLMCLAKAFGGGVMPAGAVVGRRDIFSRLFDNPFLHTSTFGGNPLACAAALATINVLIEEALPARAAAMGDRMLAGIRRGIAGHDDLVVDVRGKGLLMAIEFCSNEIGFEFGKRMLDRGVLVSGTLVNALTIRIEPPLTIAEEQADYVCQAIADSLNSMKPLPAGA